From the Plodia interpunctella isolate USDA-ARS_2022_Savannah chromosome 5, ilPloInte3.2, whole genome shotgun sequence genome, one window contains:
- the LOC128670243 gene encoding uncharacterized protein LOC128670243 isoform X1, with translation MAIFKHIVVISIISQCAAVSLQEQLEHVARRRLESQRHFLSRRLLQEHNDDESVQRRFYAPGGSILGVPSLPSHLPQAEPILPGHTLLRPALGMLKSAVKFPHREMENGAGVYGNPDNLGIRYDGLNERLLYTGFRRIPGLRRIPSNYIMILPQRSPSNTRNGNPIILIGAPVSIDSDHLTTDPMTLKEVMQNREETERAIKEFFKKVADTNRNSASGNWKLKDDKPLVALRYGKNEENSGESQKKLRAEDDKDESSGSSSEEVTKLHGESASDEGKTEVEDKKTWFAKSKTMYNNIKINSHAPDMAEYMPVEPNDFEDLRNWWFYNQDDFKAFKDVDSDIDTPTTTETLKYKSEKSNEE, from the exons ATGGCTATATTTAAGCATATTGTTGTTATAAGT ATTATTTCACAATGTGCCGCGGTTAGTTTACAGGAACAACTAGAACATGTAGcg AGACGGCGTCTCGAGAGTCAGAGGCACTTTTTATCA agACGTTTACTCCAGGAACATAATGATGACGAATCT GTACAAAGAAGATTCTACGCCCCAGGGGGGTCCATTCTCGGTGTTCCGTCGCTGCCCAGCCACCTGCCGCAAGCTGAGCCCATATTGCCAGGTCACACGTTGCTAAGGCCAGCGCTGGGCATGCTAAAATCGGCAGTAAAATTTCCCCATAGAGAGATGGAGAATGGAGCTGGGGTGTATGGCAACCCCGACAATTTGGGAATTAG ATATGATGGATTGAACGAGAGGCTTTTGTATACTGGATTCAGAAGAATTCCAGGGCTCAGAAGGATTCCGTCTAATTACATtatg ATTCTACCACAGCGAAGCCCAAGCAATACACGCAATGGAAACCCTAT AATCCTCATAGGTGCCCCTGTTTCAATTGATTCA GATCATCTTACAACGGACCCTATGACTTTGAAAGAAGTTATGCAAAACAGAGAAGAAACAGAAAG agCTATAAAGGAATTCTTCAAAAAGGTT GCAGATACTAATCGAAACAGTGCTTCGGGAAATTG gaaACTCAAAGACGAT AAACCGCTCGTAGCGCTTCGGTATGgtaaaaatgaagaaaatagtGGTGAATCTCAAAAAAAACTTAGAGCTGAAGATGACAAAGATGAGAGTAGTGGTTCCTCCTCCGAAGAGGTCACAAAACTGCACGGTGAATCTGCTTCTGATGAGGGCAAGACCGAAGTTGAGGATAAAAAAACTTGGTTTGCTAAATCAAAG actaTGTACAACAATATCAAGATCAACAGTCACGCACCAGACATGGCTGAATATATGCCAGTTGAGCCAAACGATTTCGAAGATTTGAGGAATTGGTGGTTTTACAATCAA gaTGATTTCAAAGCATTCAAAGATGTCGACAGCGACATTGACACCCCAACGACAACCGAGACGCTTAAATACAAATCAGAAAAATCAaatgaagaataa
- the LOC128670243 gene encoding uncharacterized protein LOC128670243 isoform X2, protein MAIFKHIVVISIISQCAAVSLQEQLEHVARRRLESQRHFLSRRLLQEHNDDESVQRRFYAPGGSILGVPSLPSHLPQAEPILPGHTLLRPALGMLKSAVKFPHREMENGAGVYGNPDNLGIRYDGLNERLLYTGFRRIPGLRRIPSNYIMILPQRSPSNTRNGNPIILIGAPVSIDSDHLTTDPMTLKEVMQNREETERAIKEFFKKADTNRNSASGNWKLKDDKPLVALRYGKNEENSGESQKKLRAEDDKDESSGSSSEEVTKLHGESASDEGKTEVEDKKTWFAKSKTMYNNIKINSHAPDMAEYMPVEPNDFEDLRNWWFYNQDDFKAFKDVDSDIDTPTTTETLKYKSEKSNEE, encoded by the exons ATGGCTATATTTAAGCATATTGTTGTTATAAGT ATTATTTCACAATGTGCCGCGGTTAGTTTACAGGAACAACTAGAACATGTAGcg AGACGGCGTCTCGAGAGTCAGAGGCACTTTTTATCA agACGTTTACTCCAGGAACATAATGATGACGAATCT GTACAAAGAAGATTCTACGCCCCAGGGGGGTCCATTCTCGGTGTTCCGTCGCTGCCCAGCCACCTGCCGCAAGCTGAGCCCATATTGCCAGGTCACACGTTGCTAAGGCCAGCGCTGGGCATGCTAAAATCGGCAGTAAAATTTCCCCATAGAGAGATGGAGAATGGAGCTGGGGTGTATGGCAACCCCGACAATTTGGGAATTAG ATATGATGGATTGAACGAGAGGCTTTTGTATACTGGATTCAGAAGAATTCCAGGGCTCAGAAGGATTCCGTCTAATTACATtatg ATTCTACCACAGCGAAGCCCAAGCAATACACGCAATGGAAACCCTAT AATCCTCATAGGTGCCCCTGTTTCAATTGATTCA GATCATCTTACAACGGACCCTATGACTTTGAAAGAAGTTATGCAAAACAGAGAAGAAACAGAAAG agCTATAAAGGAATTCTTCAAAAAG GCAGATACTAATCGAAACAGTGCTTCGGGAAATTG gaaACTCAAAGACGAT AAACCGCTCGTAGCGCTTCGGTATGgtaaaaatgaagaaaatagtGGTGAATCTCAAAAAAAACTTAGAGCTGAAGATGACAAAGATGAGAGTAGTGGTTCCTCCTCCGAAGAGGTCACAAAACTGCACGGTGAATCTGCTTCTGATGAGGGCAAGACCGAAGTTGAGGATAAAAAAACTTGGTTTGCTAAATCAAAG actaTGTACAACAATATCAAGATCAACAGTCACGCACCAGACATGGCTGAATATATGCCAGTTGAGCCAAACGATTTCGAAGATTTGAGGAATTGGTGGTTTTACAATCAA gaTGATTTCAAAGCATTCAAAGATGTCGACAGCGACATTGACACCCCAACGACAACCGAGACGCTTAAATACAAATCAGAAAAATCAaatgaagaataa
- the LOC128669935 gene encoding inosine-uridine preferring nucleoside hydrolase-like — protein sequence MDKRYIYAGIFIGMLLVMALITVILLFTLLWNNKSVNGSKLVIDHDGGADDAMAIFIALIHEEYFDGPQVVALTTTFGNVYEPQAFINTQRILNIAQRRNIRIYRGSQTPFIDGIETDYYYGLDGLGDSCEAEYEPILPQPDHAVHALLDLSIKHEGNLIIVAIGAMTNIALAVKMDPLFISRLSKLYVGAGFVEGPDHQDAEFNAAMDPEAYYIVTKNANPNKVMVVPFSQVYSSMNLTRKWRESTLGVIPTKMMEVQNCFERVSMSGNYTGWTQLDPAVMALALNDSLVEEIKYSNNSIILCGDKRSINTNEFTSVSEANVALLYSGNREHYQELLMNTFTAELDQT from the exons ATGGATAAGAGGTATATATACGCGGGGATTTTCATCGGTATGTTACTTGTAATGGCGCTGATAACTGTGATATTACTGTTCACTCTATTGTG GAATAACAAGTCAGTGAATGGGTCAAAACTTGTGATTGATCATGATGGCGGAGCCGATGATGCTATGGCAATATTTATTGCACTGATTCATGAAGAATATTTTGATGG ACCTCAAGTGGTAGCTCTAACTACCACCTTCGGGAATGTTTACGAGCCACAGGCATTTATCAACACACAAAGAATATTGAATATAGCACAAAGACGAAAT atacgCATATACAGAGGCAGCCAAACTCCATTTATTGATGGTATAGAAACTGactattattatggtttaGATGGCCTTGGTGATAGCTGTGAGGCTGAATACGAACCCATACTGCCACAACCTGATCACGCTGTCCATGCCTTACTTGATCTATCGATAAAACACGAAG GGAATCTTATCATTGTGGCAATAGGAGCCATGACAAACATCGCTCTAGCCGTAAAGATGGATCCTCTCTTTATAAGTAGACTTTCTAAACTTTATGTTGGAGCAGGTTTTGTTGAAG GTCCTGATCACCAAGATGCGGAATTCAATGCAGCTATGGATCCTGAAGCGTATTacattgtaacaaaaaatgcCAACCCCAATAAAGTGATGGTAGTTCCTTTCTCTCAGGTTTACAGTTCCATGAATTTGACAaga AAGTGGCGGGAGTCAACTCTAGGGGTGATACCAACAAAGATGATGGAAGTACAGAACTGTTTTGAAAGAGTCTCCATGTCAGGTAACTACACGGGCTGGACACAATTGGACCCGGCAGTTATGGCCCTCGCCCTTAACGACAGTCTCGTTGAGGAAATAAAGTATTCTAATaacagtattattttatgtg GAGATAAGCGTAGTATAAATACGAATGAATTTACATCAGTATCTGAAGCTAATGTTGCACTCCTGTATTCTGGAAACCGAGAACATTATCAAGAGCTATTAATGAATACCTTCACAGCGGAATTGGATCAGACATAG